From Aedes albopictus strain Foshan chromosome 1, AalbF5, whole genome shotgun sequence, one genomic window encodes:
- the LOC109412715 gene encoding uncharacterized protein LOC109412715 yields MILSHFIEKMRVGKKYVLMDLIVHPDCQRPWDTVGAENKFIPAEVWKIIYRKLGDVCRKQFAERAKSEDSRCQLNQEYECRLDGKPGYLLRYEFRDENARAHLNVVFNDDDQKLHRECLVVHISDATKDLFRELEEKKKLIERLQKENKKLKEMPSQSQEYTPVPVKKSGSSGSNASMEYIPTAINGKSPAYSSSYKARKIEENIKQEPDPYTPTSSQDSLPDKVAYVPRSLSTPTRSDTNLKSSNSNSLEGSTIGKRRRREKDMKLFGTDDEEEEEPPKVEPTLNRSDEDMFSPERSPLLQDIISNSTDELTGATAVGSGAKPEGTEDCKRTQLPRKTKTGVCYSGLMSSGEYTASPPASSSSSSAAKRRRKDDEEYAPTGSSSKSIEGWLKKSSRNKSDENSSKDKDQDKRRKGKKDKEKEEPPADAAVAAAAAAEVVPLQVDHEKLKEEEENMRKTIAGLEQLNKMFPEDKSLLDIPILNCHKLSADEIEATFHNHRDALRCIYDECKNKTEIELRDSELCNYTEVISVLTDDQAYAMIRCLEQELTPEDERGMYTDFFASTLVMEWGLRVWMDLHRFDDRTKALERIKLQEEANPMDLTPTTLNSMMGTSRTRKR; encoded by the exons ATGATCCTGTCGCATTTTATCGAGAAGATGAGG GTCGGAAAGAAGTACGTGCTGATGGATTTGATCGTTCACCCGGATTGCCAGCGACCGTGGGATACGGTTGGAGCGGAAAACAAATTCATTCCAGCCGAAGTGTGGAAAATCATCTACCGGAAGCTGGGGGACGTGTGCCGGAAGCAGTTTGCCGAGCGGGCCAAATCCGAGGACAGTAGATGCCAGCTGAACCAGGAGTACGAGTGTCGGTTGGACGGAAAACCTGGCTATTTGTTGCGGTACGAGTTTAGGGATGAGAACGCACGGGCGCATCTGAATGttgttttcaatgatgacgatcagAAGCTGCACCGGGAGTGCTTGGTGGTCCACATCTCGGATGCAACGAAAGATTTGTTCCGGGAGCTGGAAGAGAAGAAGAAGCTCATCGAAAGGCTGCAGAAGGAGAACAAAAAACTGAAGGAAATGCCGTCGCAGAGTCAGGAGTACACACCGGTTCCGGTGAAGAAATCCGGATCTTCCGGGTCGAACGCTTCCATGGAGTACATTCCGACGGCCATCAATGGCAAATCGCCAGCCTATTCGTCCAGCTACAAGGCTCGAAAAATCGAAGAGAATATCAAGCAGGAACCGGACCCGTACACACCGACTTCCAGCCAGGACTCCCTACCGGACAAGGTCGCATACGTTCCGAGAAGTCTGAGCACTCCGACCAG GTCGGACACAAATCTGAAATCATCGAATTCTAACTCCCTGGAAGGTTCCACCATCGGCAAGAGGCGTCGCCGTGAGAAGGACATGAAATTGTTCGGGACCGACGAcgaggaagaagaagaaccacCCAAAGTAGAGCCCACCCTCAATCGTAGCGACGAGGATATGTTCAGTCCCGAACGGTCCCCACTACTGCAGGATATCATATCCAACAGCACCGACGAGCTGACGGGAGCTACGGCAGTTGGCAGCGGTGCCAAACCCGAAGGCACCGAGGACTGCAAGCGCACGCAACTACCGCGGAAAACTAAAACCGGCGTCTGCTACAGTGGATTGATGAGCTCCGGCGAATATACTGCTTCCCCGCCAGCGTCGTCATCGTCCTCAAGCGCGGCCAAACGGCGCCGGAAGGACGACGAGGAGTACGCTCccaccgggagttcctccaaatcGATTGAAGGCTGGTTGAAAAAGTCCAGTCGGAATAAGTCggacgaaaattcctccaaggataagGATCAGGATAAGCGCCGGAAGGGAAAGAAGGACAAGGAGAAAGAAGAACCCCCAGCGGATGCGGCGgtggcggctgctgctgctgccgaagTCGTTCCACTTCAAGTCGATCACGAAAAGCTGAAGGAGGAAGAGGAAAACATGCGCAAAACGATCGCCGGCTTGGAACAGCTGAACAAGATGTTTCCCGAGGATAAGTCCCTGCTGGATATTCCTATTTT AAACTGCCATAAGCTGTCTGCCGACGAAATCGAGGCTACATTCCACAACCATCGAGACGCTTTGAGGTGCATCTACGATGAATGCAAGAATAAAACGGAAATCGAACTGCGCGATTCCGAACTGTGCAACTACACCGAAGTAATAAGTGTCCTCACCGACGATCAAGCCTACGCCATGATAAGGTGCCTTGAGCAGGAACTGACCCCGGAAGACGAGCGTGGAATG TACACGGATTTTTTCGCCTCGACGCTGGTCATGGAGTGGGGCCTGCGGGTTTGGATGGATTTGCATCGATTTGACGATCGAACAAAAGCGCTCGAACGCATCAAACTCCAAGAGGAGGCCAATCCCATGGATCTGACGCCGACTACTCTAAACTCGATGATGGGCACCAGTCGAACCCGGAAACGATGA